The DNA window ACCACGTCATCGCCCTGGACGCCGACGGCGCCACCATCGCCGTCGGGCCCCCGGACGAGGTCTTCGGCGCCCACGGCCGGGCCCTGGCCGCGGCGGGCATCCGCCTGCCCACGGCCGTGCGCCTGCACCAGCACCTGGCCGCGCGCGGCCTGCTCGAGGGCGCGCCGGGCGAGGAGGACGATGGCGCGCCGCGCGTCCCGTTGACGCTCGACGACGCCGCCCGCGAACTCGCCGCCTCCCGCCTCGGGGAGCGCTCCGCCGCCCCGCCGGACCAAGGCGCCGGCGAGTGGCCCGACGGCGGCGGATCCGCGGCGGCGGGGCCGCGTCGCGACGAACCCGGGGCGGCGGGGCCGCGCAACCGCGGGCCCGACGCCGCGGACTCCCCCGGGGAGGGCGCCCGCGACCGGGGCGCGCAGCCGGTCCTGGTCGTCCGGGGCCTGAGGGTGCCGCGCGGGCGGGGGCGGCGCCGCCACGAGGTGCTCCACGACGTGTCGCTGACCGTGGAGCGCGGTCGGATCCTCGCCGTCGTCGGCGTCAACGGCTCGGGCAAGTCCACGCTCCTGCGGGCCCTGGCCGGGCTGGAGCGGTGGACGGCCGGGGAGGTGAGCGTGGCCGGGCGACGGCGCCGACCCGGGCGCACCGGGCGGGCGGTCACGCTCGTCATGCAGAACCCGGAGCACCAATTCCTCGAGCGCACCGTGCGCGACGAGCTCGCCCACGGCATGCGCCTGGAGGGCGATGACGAGACCGCCGTGGAGCGGGCCGTGACCGGGATGCTCACCCGCTTCGACCTGGTCGACCGGGCGGGGGCCAACCCCTTCCTGCTGTCGGGGGGCCAGCAGCGGCGCCTGTCGGTGGCCTCCGTGCTCGGCGAGCACCGCGAGGCGATCTGCCTGGACGAACCGACCTTCGGCCAGGACCGCCGCAGCGCGGAGGCCCTCATGGCCCGCCTCCACGACGTCGCCGCCGACGGCGCGGGCCTGGTCATCGCCACCCACGACATGGAGCTGGCCGCCGAGCACGCCGACCGCGTCCTCGTCCTGGCGGCCGGGCGGGTCCTGGCCGAGGGCCCGGCCCGCGAGGTCCTGGCCGACGCCCCGCTGCTGGAGCGGGCCGGTCT is part of the Actinomyces sp. oral taxon 414 genome and encodes:
- a CDS encoding ABC transporter ATP-binding protein — protein: MTAPAPVGRARGAGADAVGPLARLDRVSVRYAGTGTWVPQGVTLDLPAGTTTLLLGPSGCGKSTVTLTLNGLVPHSVPSDYRGSVLVAGQEVADADIAHLAGTVAMVMQDPDSQVVTTRVLDEVCYALENLRVPADRIEPRAMSALEAVGMGRFARASPWELSGGQRQRVVLAAALAVEPALLVLDEPTANLDPAGSADFYALLPVLKERGTAVLVVEHDLDELIGAIDHVIALDADGATIAVGPPDEVFGAHGRALAAAGIRLPTAVRLHQHLAARGLLEGAPGEEDDGAPRVPLTLDDAARELAASRLGERSAAPPDQGAGEWPDGGGSAAAGPRRDEPGAAGPRNRGPDAADSPGEGARDRGAQPVLVVRGLRVPRGRGRRRHEVLHDVSLTVERGRILAVVGVNGSGKSTLLRALAGLERWTAGEVSVAGRRRRPGRTGRAVTLVMQNPEHQFLERTVRDELAHGMRLEGDDETAVERAVTGMLTRFDLVDRAGANPFLLSGGQQRRLSVASVLGEHREAICLDEPTFGQDRRSAEALMARLHDVAADGAGLVIATHDMELAAEHADRVLVLAAGRVLAEGPAREVLADAPLLERAGLRPPALVTLTRAAAALRATIPACASWKELV